A genomic stretch from Hoplias malabaricus isolate fHopMal1 chromosome 4, fHopMal1.hap1, whole genome shotgun sequence includes:
- the fbxl3l gene encoding F-box/LRR-repeat protein 3 codes for MKRGRVDVAAKCASFSPSQNKVKRPKTGQSLSTSHSHVQDWGNLPHHVVLHIFQYLSLVDRAKASSVCRCWNDVFHIPELWRRFEFELNQPATSYLRSTHPDLIQQIIKRHAQHLQYVSFKVDSCTESAEAACDILSQLVNCTIKTLGLISTARPSFMDVSQSHFVSALTVVFVNSKSLSSIKIDDTPVDDPSLKVLVANNSDTLKLLKMSSCPHVSPAGILCVADQCHGLRELALNYHLLTDELLLALSSEKHVHLEHLRIDVVSENPGQTQFHTIKRSSWEALIRHSPQVNIVMYFFLYEEEFEPFFRDETPVTHLYFGRAVSKDMLGRIGLNCPRLVELVVCANGLEPLDEELIRIAERCKSLTAIGLGECEVTCSGFMEFVKMCGGRLSQLSIMEEVLIPDNSYSMEQIHSEVSKHLGRIWFPDMMPTW; via the exons ATGAAAAGAGGCAGAGTAGACGTTGCGGCGAAGTGCGCCAGCTTCAGCCCTTCTCAGAACAAAGTTAAGAGGCCGAAGACTGGTCAGAGCTTGTCCACTTCACACAGCCATGTCCAGGACTGGGGAAACCTGCCCCATCACGTTGTCTTGCACATCTTCCAGTACCTGTCTCTTGTGGACAGAGCCAAGGCCTCATCTGTGTGCCGGTGCTGGAACGACGTGTTCCACATCCCGGAGCTCTGGAGACGCTTCGAGTTTGAGCTCAATCAGCCGGCCACCTCCTACCTGAGGTCCACGCACCCTGATCTCATCCAGCAGATCATCAAGAGACACGCTCAGCACCTGCAGTACGTCAGTTTCAAG GTTGACAGCTGCACAGAGTCTGCAGAGGCAGCGTGTGACATCCTGTCTCAGCTGGTGAATTGCACCATTAAAACCCTGGGCCTGATCTCCACGGCGAGACCCAGCTTTATGGACGTCTCTCAG TCACACTTTGTCTCGGCACTGacagtggtgtttgtgaacTCCAAGTCGCTGTCCTCCATAAAAATCGATGATACGCCAGTGGACGACCCTTCCCTGAAGGTTCTGGTCGCCAACAACAGCGACACGCTGAAGCTCCTGAAGATGAGCAGCTGTCCACACGTCTCTCCAGCTG GGATCCTGTGCGTGGCTGACCAGTGCCACGGTCTGCGGGAGCTGGCACTGAACTACCACCTGTTGACCGACGAACTGCTGCTGGCCCTCTCCTCGGAGAAGCACGTGCACCTGGAACACCTGCGCATCGACGTGGTGAGCGAGAACCCAGGCCAGACGCAGTTCCACACCATCAAGAGGAGCAGCTGGGAGGCGCTGATCCGCCACTCCCCACAGGTCAACATCGTCATGTACTTCTTCCTGTACGAGGAGGAATTTGAGCCCTTCTTTCGTGACGAGACGCCCGTTACACACCTGTACTTCGGCCGGGCTGTTAGCAAGGACATGCTGGGCCGCATCGGCCTCAACTGCCCCCGCCTGGTGGAGCTCGTGGTGTGCGCCAACGGCTTGGAGCCGCTGGATGAGGAGCTGATCCGCATCGCAGAGCGCTGCAAGAGCCTGACCGCCATCGGCCTTGGAGAGTGCGAGGTCACCTGCAGCGGCTTCATGGAGTTCGTGAAGATGTGTGGGGGACGCCTCAGCCAGCTCTCGATCATGGAGGAGGTGCTGATACCGGACAACAGCTACAGCATGGAGCAGATCCACAGCGAAGTGTCCAAACACCTCGGACGCATCTGGTTCCCTGACATGATGCCCACTTGGTAG